The proteins below come from a single Vicugna pacos chromosome 13, VicPac4, whole genome shotgun sequence genomic window:
- the DNAJC6 gene encoding auxilin isoform X2 yields MGATEKGGKKSRRLFSSLRPWKATRRLWRTRSAPKAAQGASSPDMEPSYGGGLFDMVKGGAGRLFSNLKDNLKDTLKDTSSRVIQSVTSYTKGDLDFTYVTSRIIVMSFPLDNVDIGFRNQVDDIRSFLDSRHLDHYTVYNLSPKSYRTAKFHSRVSECSWPIRQAPSLHNLFAVCRNMYNWLLQNPKNVCVVHCLDGRAASSILVGAMFIFCNLYSTPGPAVRLLYAKRPGIGLSPSHRRYLGYMCDLLADKPYRPHFKPLTIKSITVSPVPFFNKQRNGCRPYCDVLIGETKIYTTCADFERMKEYRVQDGKIFIPLSITVQGDVVVSMYHLRSTIGSRLQAKVTNTQIFQLQFHTGFIPLDTTVLKFTKPELDACDVPEKYPQLFQVTLDVELQPHDKVIDLTPPWEHYCTKDVNPSILFSSHQEHQDTLVLGGQAPIDIPPDNPRHFGQGGFFSTLCWQDQKSEKSFCEEDHAALVNQESEQSDDELLTLSSPHGNANGDKPHGARKPSKKQQEPAAPPPPEDVDLLGLEGSAVSKNFSSPAAPPTNSELLSDLFGGGGAAGPAQAGQSGVEDVFHPSGPTSTQSTPRRCATSTSASPTLRGGEGAAFDPFGAPAKPAGQDLLGSFLNTASASSDPFLQPTRSPSPTVHASSTPAVNIQPDVSGGWDWHTKPGSFGMGSKSAATSPTGSSHGTPTHQSKPQTLDPFADLGTLGGSSFASKPSTPTGLGGGFPPLSSPQKASPQPMGGGWQQGGGYSWQQTQSKPQPGMPHSSPQNRPNYNVSFSSMPGGQNERGKGATNLEGKQKAADFEDLLSGQGFNAHRDKKGPRTIAEMRKEEMAKEMDPEKLKILEWIEGKERNIRALLSTMHTVLWAGETKWKPVGMADLVTPEQVKKVYRRAVLVVHPDKATGQPYEQYAKMIFMELNDAWSEFENQGQKPLY; encoded by the exons GTGCCTCATCTCCAGACATGGAGCCCAGCTACGGGGGAGGTCTCTTTGACATGGTGAAAGGAGGTGCGGGGAGGCTCTTTAGTAACCTGAAGGACAACTTGAAAGACACCCTCAAAGACACATCTTCCAGAGTTATACAATCTGTTACCAG CTACACAAAAGGAGATTTAGACTTCACTTATGTTACCTCCAGAATTATCG TGATGTCCTTTCCTCTGGACAATGTTGACATCGGATTCAGGAATCAGGTTGATGACATTCGAAGCTTCTTGGATTCCAGACACCTTGACCACTACACGGTATACAATCTGTCACCCAAGTCTTACCGAACTGCCAAGTTTCACAGCAGG GTCTCCGAGTGCAGCTGGCCCATCAGGCAGGCCCCCAGTCTGCACAACCTCTTTGCTGTGTGTCGGAATATGTATAACTGGTTACTGCAGAATCCCAAAAACGTCTGTGTTGTCCACTGCTTG GACGGACGGGCAGCATCGTCAATTCTGGTTGGTGCTATGTTCATTTTCTGTAATCTCTACTCGACTCCTGGCCCAGCTGTTCGATTGCTGTATGCGAAGCGACCAGGAATAGGACTTTCACCATCTCACAGGAG GTACCTGGGCTACATGTGTGACCTCCTCGCAGACAAACCCTACCGCCCTCACTTCAAGCCTCTCACGATTAAGTCCATCACTGTCAGTCCAGTTCCCTTTTTCAACAAGCAGAGAAATGGATGTCGCCCTTACTGTGATGTACTGATTGGAGAAACCAAAATATATACAACCTGTGCAGATTTTGAACGAATGAA AGAATACCGTGTGCAAGATGGGAAAATCTTCATTCCCTTGAGCATCACTGTGCAAGGAGATGTGGTTGTTTCCATGTATCACTTAAGATCAACCATTGGAAGCCGGCTACAGGCGAAG GTGACCAACACTCAGATATTCCAGCTTCAGTTCCATACAGGATTCATTCCACTGGACAcaactgttttaaagttcaccaa ACCTGAGTTGGATGCATGTGACGTACCAGAAAAGTACCCTCAGCTATTTCAGGTGACTCTGGATGTAGAACTACAGCCCCACGACAAAGTGATAGACTTAACCCCACCGTGGGAACATTACTGCACAAAAGACGTCAACCCCAGCATCCTCTTCTCTTCTCACCAGGAGCATCAAGATACTCTGGTCTTAGGAG GACAGGCTCCGATAGACATCCCTCCAGACAACCCCAGGCATTTTGGGCAAGGTGGCTTCTTTTCCACTCTCTGTTGGCAAG ATCAGAAATCGGAGAAATCATTCTGTGAGGAGGACCACGCTGCCCTAGTGAATCAGGAAAGCGAGCAGTCGGACGATGAACTTCTGACCCTTTCCAGTCCACACGGCAATGCCAATGGTGACAAGCCTCACGGCGCCAGGAAGCCCAGCAAGAAGCAGCAGGAGCCGGCTGCCCCTCCGCCCCCCGAGGACGTGGACCTCCTGGGTCTAGAGGGGTCTGCAGTGAGTAAGAACTTCTCTTCGCCAGCGGCTCCTCCCACCAATTCTGAACTTCTGAGCGACCTGTTTGGGGGTGGAGGTGCCGCCGGCCCTGCCCAGGCTGGACAGTCGGGGGTGGAAGACGTATTTCATCCGAGTGGACCTACCTCCACCCAGTCAACGCCACGCCGGTGTGCCACCTCCACCTCCGCGTCTCCAACGCTAAGAGGAGGAGAAG GTGCCGCCTTTGACCCTTTTGGAGCACCTGCTAAACCAGCAGGTCAAGATTTGCTGGGTTCTTTTCTGAACACAGCCAGTGCTTCCAGTGACCCCTTCCTTCAGCCTACGAGAAGTCCTTCACCCACAGTGCACG CCTCCAGTACACCTGCCGTGAACATTCAGCCGGATGTTTCGGGAGGGTGGGACTGGCACACTAAACCAG GCAGTTTTGGGATGGGGAGCAAGTCAGCCGCCACCAGCCCCACAGGCTCATCGCACGGCACTCCCACCCATCAAAGCAAACCCCAGACGCTGGATCCTTTTGCCGACCTTGGGACGTTAG gtggttcttcatttgccagcaaacCCTCCACACCAACTGGATTGGGTGGAGGATTTCCACCTCTCAGCTCGCCTCAGAAAGCATCTCCCCAGCCTATGGGTGGAGGGTGGCAGCAGGGAGGTGGCTACAGCTGGCAGCAGACGCAGTCTAAGCCACAGCCCGGCATGCCCCACTCCTCTCCCCAGAACCGGCCCAACTACAACGTGAGCTTCTCATCCATGCCTGGGGGCCAGAACGAACGCGGCAAAGGAGCAACTAATTTGG aagggaaacaaaaagcAGCTGACTTTGAAGACCTGCTCTCTGGTCAAGGTTTCAACGCGCACAGAGACAAAAAGGGGCCTCGAACAATAGCTGAGATGAGAAAGGAGGAAATGGCTAAGGAAATGGATCCTGAGAAATTAAAG ATTCTGGAATGGATTGAAGGCAAAGAAAGAAATATCCGAGCACTTCTGTCCACGATGCACACCGTGCTGTGGGCTGGGGAGACTAAGTGGAAGCCAGTGGGCATGGCAGACCTGGTCACACCAGAGCAGGTGAAGAAGGTGTACAGGAGGGCTGTGCTGGTGGTGCACCCGGATAAA GCTACCGGGCAGCCCTATGAACAATACGCAAAGATGATTTTCATGGAGCTCAATGACGCCTGGTCTGAATTTGAAAATCAAGGCCAAAAGCCCTTGTATTAA
- the DNAJC6 gene encoding auxilin isoform X1, producing MGATEKGGKKSRRLFSSLRPWKATRRLWRTRSAPKAAQGASSPDMEPSYGGGLFDMVKGGAGRLFSNLKDNLKDTLKDTSSRVIQSVTSYTKGDLDFTYVTSRIIVMSFPLDNVDIGFRNQVDDIRSFLDSRHLDHYTVYNLSPKSYRTAKFHSRVSECSWPIRQAPSLHNLFAVCRNMYNWLLQNPKNVCVVHCLDGRAASSILVGAMFIFCNLYSTPGPAVRLLYAKRPGIGLSPSHRRYLGYMCDLLADKPYRPHFKPLTIKSITVSPVPFFNKQRNGCRPYCDVLIGETKIYTTCADFERMKEYRVQDGKIFIPLSITVQGDVVVSMYHLRSTIGSRLQAKVTNTQIFQLQFHTGFIPLDTTVLKFTKPELDACDVPEKYPQLFQVTLDVELQPHDKVIDLTPPWEHYCTKDVNPSILFSSHQEHQDTLVLGGQAPIDIPPDNPRHFGQGGFFSTLCWQDQKSEKSFCEEDHAALVNQESEQSDDELLTLSSPHGNANGDKPHGARKPSKKQQEPAAPPPPEDVDLLGLEGSAVSKNFSSPAAPPTNSELLSDLFGGGGAAGPAQAGQSGVEDVFHPSGPTSTQSTPRRCATSTSASPTLRGGEGAAFDPFGAPAKPAGQDLLGSFLNTASASSDPFLQPTRSPSPTVHASSTPAVNIQPDVSGGWDWHTKPGSFGMGSKSAATSPTGSSHGTPTHQSKPQTLDPFADLGTLGTHVAGGSSFASKPSTPTGLGGGFPPLSSPQKASPQPMGGGWQQGGGYSWQQTQSKPQPGMPHSSPQNRPNYNVSFSSMPGGQNERGKGATNLEGKQKAADFEDLLSGQGFNAHRDKKGPRTIAEMRKEEMAKEMDPEKLKILEWIEGKERNIRALLSTMHTVLWAGETKWKPVGMADLVTPEQVKKVYRRAVLVVHPDKATGQPYEQYAKMIFMELNDAWSEFENQGQKPLY from the exons GTGCCTCATCTCCAGACATGGAGCCCAGCTACGGGGGAGGTCTCTTTGACATGGTGAAAGGAGGTGCGGGGAGGCTCTTTAGTAACCTGAAGGACAACTTGAAAGACACCCTCAAAGACACATCTTCCAGAGTTATACAATCTGTTACCAG CTACACAAAAGGAGATTTAGACTTCACTTATGTTACCTCCAGAATTATCG TGATGTCCTTTCCTCTGGACAATGTTGACATCGGATTCAGGAATCAGGTTGATGACATTCGAAGCTTCTTGGATTCCAGACACCTTGACCACTACACGGTATACAATCTGTCACCCAAGTCTTACCGAACTGCCAAGTTTCACAGCAGG GTCTCCGAGTGCAGCTGGCCCATCAGGCAGGCCCCCAGTCTGCACAACCTCTTTGCTGTGTGTCGGAATATGTATAACTGGTTACTGCAGAATCCCAAAAACGTCTGTGTTGTCCACTGCTTG GACGGACGGGCAGCATCGTCAATTCTGGTTGGTGCTATGTTCATTTTCTGTAATCTCTACTCGACTCCTGGCCCAGCTGTTCGATTGCTGTATGCGAAGCGACCAGGAATAGGACTTTCACCATCTCACAGGAG GTACCTGGGCTACATGTGTGACCTCCTCGCAGACAAACCCTACCGCCCTCACTTCAAGCCTCTCACGATTAAGTCCATCACTGTCAGTCCAGTTCCCTTTTTCAACAAGCAGAGAAATGGATGTCGCCCTTACTGTGATGTACTGATTGGAGAAACCAAAATATATACAACCTGTGCAGATTTTGAACGAATGAA AGAATACCGTGTGCAAGATGGGAAAATCTTCATTCCCTTGAGCATCACTGTGCAAGGAGATGTGGTTGTTTCCATGTATCACTTAAGATCAACCATTGGAAGCCGGCTACAGGCGAAG GTGACCAACACTCAGATATTCCAGCTTCAGTTCCATACAGGATTCATTCCACTGGACAcaactgttttaaagttcaccaa ACCTGAGTTGGATGCATGTGACGTACCAGAAAAGTACCCTCAGCTATTTCAGGTGACTCTGGATGTAGAACTACAGCCCCACGACAAAGTGATAGACTTAACCCCACCGTGGGAACATTACTGCACAAAAGACGTCAACCCCAGCATCCTCTTCTCTTCTCACCAGGAGCATCAAGATACTCTGGTCTTAGGAG GACAGGCTCCGATAGACATCCCTCCAGACAACCCCAGGCATTTTGGGCAAGGTGGCTTCTTTTCCACTCTCTGTTGGCAAG ATCAGAAATCGGAGAAATCATTCTGTGAGGAGGACCACGCTGCCCTAGTGAATCAGGAAAGCGAGCAGTCGGACGATGAACTTCTGACCCTTTCCAGTCCACACGGCAATGCCAATGGTGACAAGCCTCACGGCGCCAGGAAGCCCAGCAAGAAGCAGCAGGAGCCGGCTGCCCCTCCGCCCCCCGAGGACGTGGACCTCCTGGGTCTAGAGGGGTCTGCAGTGAGTAAGAACTTCTCTTCGCCAGCGGCTCCTCCCACCAATTCTGAACTTCTGAGCGACCTGTTTGGGGGTGGAGGTGCCGCCGGCCCTGCCCAGGCTGGACAGTCGGGGGTGGAAGACGTATTTCATCCGAGTGGACCTACCTCCACCCAGTCAACGCCACGCCGGTGTGCCACCTCCACCTCCGCGTCTCCAACGCTAAGAGGAGGAGAAG GTGCCGCCTTTGACCCTTTTGGAGCACCTGCTAAACCAGCAGGTCAAGATTTGCTGGGTTCTTTTCTGAACACAGCCAGTGCTTCCAGTGACCCCTTCCTTCAGCCTACGAGAAGTCCTTCACCCACAGTGCACG CCTCCAGTACACCTGCCGTGAACATTCAGCCGGATGTTTCGGGAGGGTGGGACTGGCACACTAAACCAG GCAGTTTTGGGATGGGGAGCAAGTCAGCCGCCACCAGCCCCACAGGCTCATCGCACGGCACTCCCACCCATCAAAGCAAACCCCAGACGCTGGATCCTTTTGCCGACCTTGGGACGTTAGGTACACACGTGGCAG gtggttcttcatttgccagcaaacCCTCCACACCAACTGGATTGGGTGGAGGATTTCCACCTCTCAGCTCGCCTCAGAAAGCATCTCCCCAGCCTATGGGTGGAGGGTGGCAGCAGGGAGGTGGCTACAGCTGGCAGCAGACGCAGTCTAAGCCACAGCCCGGCATGCCCCACTCCTCTCCCCAGAACCGGCCCAACTACAACGTGAGCTTCTCATCCATGCCTGGGGGCCAGAACGAACGCGGCAAAGGAGCAACTAATTTGG aagggaaacaaaaagcAGCTGACTTTGAAGACCTGCTCTCTGGTCAAGGTTTCAACGCGCACAGAGACAAAAAGGGGCCTCGAACAATAGCTGAGATGAGAAAGGAGGAAATGGCTAAGGAAATGGATCCTGAGAAATTAAAG ATTCTGGAATGGATTGAAGGCAAAGAAAGAAATATCCGAGCACTTCTGTCCACGATGCACACCGTGCTGTGGGCTGGGGAGACTAAGTGGAAGCCAGTGGGCATGGCAGACCTGGTCACACCAGAGCAGGTGAAGAAGGTGTACAGGAGGGCTGTGCTGGTGGTGCACCCGGATAAA GCTACCGGGCAGCCCTATGAACAATACGCAAAGATGATTTTCATGGAGCTCAATGACGCCTGGTCTGAATTTGAAAATCAAGGCCAAAAGCCCTTGTATTAA
- the DNAJC6 gene encoding auxilin isoform X3, protein MEPSYGGGLFDMVKGGAGRLFSNLKDNLKDTLKDTSSRVIQSVTSYTKGDLDFTYVTSRIIVMSFPLDNVDIGFRNQVDDIRSFLDSRHLDHYTVYNLSPKSYRTAKFHSRVSECSWPIRQAPSLHNLFAVCRNMYNWLLQNPKNVCVVHCLDGRAASSILVGAMFIFCNLYSTPGPAVRLLYAKRPGIGLSPSHRRYLGYMCDLLADKPYRPHFKPLTIKSITVSPVPFFNKQRNGCRPYCDVLIGETKIYTTCADFERMKEYRVQDGKIFIPLSITVQGDVVVSMYHLRSTIGSRLQAKVTNTQIFQLQFHTGFIPLDTTVLKFTKPELDACDVPEKYPQLFQVTLDVELQPHDKVIDLTPPWEHYCTKDVNPSILFSSHQEHQDTLVLGGQAPIDIPPDNPRHFGQGGFFSTLCWQDQKSEKSFCEEDHAALVNQESEQSDDELLTLSSPHGNANGDKPHGARKPSKKQQEPAAPPPPEDVDLLGLEGSAVSKNFSSPAAPPTNSELLSDLFGGGGAAGPAQAGQSGVEDVFHPSGPTSTQSTPRRCATSTSASPTLRGGEGAAFDPFGAPAKPAGQDLLGSFLNTASASSDPFLQPTRSPSPTVHASSTPAVNIQPDVSGGWDWHTKPGSFGMGSKSAATSPTGSSHGTPTHQSKPQTLDPFADLGTLGTHVAGGSSFASKPSTPTGLGGGFPPLSSPQKASPQPMGGGWQQGGGYSWQQTQSKPQPGMPHSSPQNRPNYNVSFSSMPGGQNERGKGATNLEGKQKAADFEDLLSGQGFNAHRDKKGPRTIAEMRKEEMAKEMDPEKLKILEWIEGKERNIRALLSTMHTVLWAGETKWKPVGMADLVTPEQVKKVYRRAVLVVHPDKATGQPYEQYAKMIFMELNDAWSEFENQGQKPLY, encoded by the exons ATGGAGCCCAGCTACGGGGGAGGTCTCTTTGACATGGTGAAAGGAGGTGCGGGGAGGCTCTTTAGTAACCTGAAGGACAACTTGAAAGACACCCTCAAAGACACATCTTCCAGAGTTATACAATCTGTTACCAG CTACACAAAAGGAGATTTAGACTTCACTTATGTTACCTCCAGAATTATCG TGATGTCCTTTCCTCTGGACAATGTTGACATCGGATTCAGGAATCAGGTTGATGACATTCGAAGCTTCTTGGATTCCAGACACCTTGACCACTACACGGTATACAATCTGTCACCCAAGTCTTACCGAACTGCCAAGTTTCACAGCAGG GTCTCCGAGTGCAGCTGGCCCATCAGGCAGGCCCCCAGTCTGCACAACCTCTTTGCTGTGTGTCGGAATATGTATAACTGGTTACTGCAGAATCCCAAAAACGTCTGTGTTGTCCACTGCTTG GACGGACGGGCAGCATCGTCAATTCTGGTTGGTGCTATGTTCATTTTCTGTAATCTCTACTCGACTCCTGGCCCAGCTGTTCGATTGCTGTATGCGAAGCGACCAGGAATAGGACTTTCACCATCTCACAGGAG GTACCTGGGCTACATGTGTGACCTCCTCGCAGACAAACCCTACCGCCCTCACTTCAAGCCTCTCACGATTAAGTCCATCACTGTCAGTCCAGTTCCCTTTTTCAACAAGCAGAGAAATGGATGTCGCCCTTACTGTGATGTACTGATTGGAGAAACCAAAATATATACAACCTGTGCAGATTTTGAACGAATGAA AGAATACCGTGTGCAAGATGGGAAAATCTTCATTCCCTTGAGCATCACTGTGCAAGGAGATGTGGTTGTTTCCATGTATCACTTAAGATCAACCATTGGAAGCCGGCTACAGGCGAAG GTGACCAACACTCAGATATTCCAGCTTCAGTTCCATACAGGATTCATTCCACTGGACAcaactgttttaaagttcaccaa ACCTGAGTTGGATGCATGTGACGTACCAGAAAAGTACCCTCAGCTATTTCAGGTGACTCTGGATGTAGAACTACAGCCCCACGACAAAGTGATAGACTTAACCCCACCGTGGGAACATTACTGCACAAAAGACGTCAACCCCAGCATCCTCTTCTCTTCTCACCAGGAGCATCAAGATACTCTGGTCTTAGGAG GACAGGCTCCGATAGACATCCCTCCAGACAACCCCAGGCATTTTGGGCAAGGTGGCTTCTTTTCCACTCTCTGTTGGCAAG ATCAGAAATCGGAGAAATCATTCTGTGAGGAGGACCACGCTGCCCTAGTGAATCAGGAAAGCGAGCAGTCGGACGATGAACTTCTGACCCTTTCCAGTCCACACGGCAATGCCAATGGTGACAAGCCTCACGGCGCCAGGAAGCCCAGCAAGAAGCAGCAGGAGCCGGCTGCCCCTCCGCCCCCCGAGGACGTGGACCTCCTGGGTCTAGAGGGGTCTGCAGTGAGTAAGAACTTCTCTTCGCCAGCGGCTCCTCCCACCAATTCTGAACTTCTGAGCGACCTGTTTGGGGGTGGAGGTGCCGCCGGCCCTGCCCAGGCTGGACAGTCGGGGGTGGAAGACGTATTTCATCCGAGTGGACCTACCTCCACCCAGTCAACGCCACGCCGGTGTGCCACCTCCACCTCCGCGTCTCCAACGCTAAGAGGAGGAGAAG GTGCCGCCTTTGACCCTTTTGGAGCACCTGCTAAACCAGCAGGTCAAGATTTGCTGGGTTCTTTTCTGAACACAGCCAGTGCTTCCAGTGACCCCTTCCTTCAGCCTACGAGAAGTCCTTCACCCACAGTGCACG CCTCCAGTACACCTGCCGTGAACATTCAGCCGGATGTTTCGGGAGGGTGGGACTGGCACACTAAACCAG GCAGTTTTGGGATGGGGAGCAAGTCAGCCGCCACCAGCCCCACAGGCTCATCGCACGGCACTCCCACCCATCAAAGCAAACCCCAGACGCTGGATCCTTTTGCCGACCTTGGGACGTTAGGTACACACGTGGCAG gtggttcttcatttgccagcaaacCCTCCACACCAACTGGATTGGGTGGAGGATTTCCACCTCTCAGCTCGCCTCAGAAAGCATCTCCCCAGCCTATGGGTGGAGGGTGGCAGCAGGGAGGTGGCTACAGCTGGCAGCAGACGCAGTCTAAGCCACAGCCCGGCATGCCCCACTCCTCTCCCCAGAACCGGCCCAACTACAACGTGAGCTTCTCATCCATGCCTGGGGGCCAGAACGAACGCGGCAAAGGAGCAACTAATTTGG aagggaaacaaaaagcAGCTGACTTTGAAGACCTGCTCTCTGGTCAAGGTTTCAACGCGCACAGAGACAAAAAGGGGCCTCGAACAATAGCTGAGATGAGAAAGGAGGAAATGGCTAAGGAAATGGATCCTGAGAAATTAAAG ATTCTGGAATGGATTGAAGGCAAAGAAAGAAATATCCGAGCACTTCTGTCCACGATGCACACCGTGCTGTGGGCTGGGGAGACTAAGTGGAAGCCAGTGGGCATGGCAGACCTGGTCACACCAGAGCAGGTGAAGAAGGTGTACAGGAGGGCTGTGCTGGTGGTGCACCCGGATAAA GCTACCGGGCAGCCCTATGAACAATACGCAAAGATGATTTTCATGGAGCTCAATGACGCCTGGTCTGAATTTGAAAATCAAGGCCAAAAGCCCTTGTATTAA
- the DNAJC6 gene encoding auxilin isoform X4, with protein sequence MSLLGSYRKKTSNDGYESLQLVDSNGDLSAGSGGGGGKQRVNAGAAAAAARSPARQPQNRVSTMDSSGASSPDMEPSYGGGLFDMVKGGAGRLFSNLKDNLKDTLKDTSSRVIQSVTSYTKGDLDFTYVTSRIIVMSFPLDNVDIGFRNQVDDIRSFLDSRHLDHYTVYNLSPKSYRTAKFHSRVSECSWPIRQAPSLHNLFAVCRNMYNWLLQNPKNVCVVHCLDGRAASSILVGAMFIFCNLYSTPGPAVRLLYAKRPGIGLSPSHRRYLGYMCDLLADKPYRPHFKPLTIKSITVSPVPFFNKQRNGCRPYCDVLIGETKIYTTCADFERMKEYRVQDGKIFIPLSITVQGDVVVSMYHLRSTIGSRLQAKVTNTQIFQLQFHTGFIPLDTTVLKFTKPELDACDVPEKYPQLFQVTLDVELQPHDKVIDLTPPWEHYCTKDVNPSILFSSHQEHQDTLVLGGQAPIDIPPDNPRHFGQGGFFSTLCWQDQKSEKSFCEEDHAALVNQESEQSDDELLTLSSPHGNANGDKPHGARKPSKKQQEPAAPPPPEDVDLLGLEGSAVSKNFSSPAAPPTNSELLSDLFGGGGAAGPAQAGQSGVEDVFHPSGPTSTQSTPRRCATSTSASPTLRGGEGAAFDPFGAPAKPAGQDLLGSFLNTASASSDPFLQPTRSPSPTVHASSTPAVNIQPDVSGGWDWHTKPGSFGMGSKSAATSPTGSSHGTPTHQSKPQTLDPFADLGTLGGSSFASKPSTPTGLGGGFPPLSSPQKASPQPMGGGWQQGGGYSWQQTQSKPQPGMPHSSPQNRPNYNVSFSSMPGGQNERGKGATNLEGKQKAADFEDLLSGQGFNAHRDKKGPRTIAEMRKEEMAKEMDPEKLKILEWIEGKERNIRALLSTMHTVLWAGETKWKPVGMADLVTPEQVKKVYRRAVLVVHPDKATGQPYEQYAKMIFMELNDAWSEFENQGQKPLY encoded by the exons GTGCCTCATCTCCAGACATGGAGCCCAGCTACGGGGGAGGTCTCTTTGACATGGTGAAAGGAGGTGCGGGGAGGCTCTTTAGTAACCTGAAGGACAACTTGAAAGACACCCTCAAAGACACATCTTCCAGAGTTATACAATCTGTTACCAG CTACACAAAAGGAGATTTAGACTTCACTTATGTTACCTCCAGAATTATCG TGATGTCCTTTCCTCTGGACAATGTTGACATCGGATTCAGGAATCAGGTTGATGACATTCGAAGCTTCTTGGATTCCAGACACCTTGACCACTACACGGTATACAATCTGTCACCCAAGTCTTACCGAACTGCCAAGTTTCACAGCAGG GTCTCCGAGTGCAGCTGGCCCATCAGGCAGGCCCCCAGTCTGCACAACCTCTTTGCTGTGTGTCGGAATATGTATAACTGGTTACTGCAGAATCCCAAAAACGTCTGTGTTGTCCACTGCTTG GACGGACGGGCAGCATCGTCAATTCTGGTTGGTGCTATGTTCATTTTCTGTAATCTCTACTCGACTCCTGGCCCAGCTGTTCGATTGCTGTATGCGAAGCGACCAGGAATAGGACTTTCACCATCTCACAGGAG GTACCTGGGCTACATGTGTGACCTCCTCGCAGACAAACCCTACCGCCCTCACTTCAAGCCTCTCACGATTAAGTCCATCACTGTCAGTCCAGTTCCCTTTTTCAACAAGCAGAGAAATGGATGTCGCCCTTACTGTGATGTACTGATTGGAGAAACCAAAATATATACAACCTGTGCAGATTTTGAACGAATGAA AGAATACCGTGTGCAAGATGGGAAAATCTTCATTCCCTTGAGCATCACTGTGCAAGGAGATGTGGTTGTTTCCATGTATCACTTAAGATCAACCATTGGAAGCCGGCTACAGGCGAAG GTGACCAACACTCAGATATTCCAGCTTCAGTTCCATACAGGATTCATTCCACTGGACAcaactgttttaaagttcaccaa ACCTGAGTTGGATGCATGTGACGTACCAGAAAAGTACCCTCAGCTATTTCAGGTGACTCTGGATGTAGAACTACAGCCCCACGACAAAGTGATAGACTTAACCCCACCGTGGGAACATTACTGCACAAAAGACGTCAACCCCAGCATCCTCTTCTCTTCTCACCAGGAGCATCAAGATACTCTGGTCTTAGGAG GACAGGCTCCGATAGACATCCCTCCAGACAACCCCAGGCATTTTGGGCAAGGTGGCTTCTTTTCCACTCTCTGTTGGCAAG ATCAGAAATCGGAGAAATCATTCTGTGAGGAGGACCACGCTGCCCTAGTGAATCAGGAAAGCGAGCAGTCGGACGATGAACTTCTGACCCTTTCCAGTCCACACGGCAATGCCAATGGTGACAAGCCTCACGGCGCCAGGAAGCCCAGCAAGAAGCAGCAGGAGCCGGCTGCCCCTCCGCCCCCCGAGGACGTGGACCTCCTGGGTCTAGAGGGGTCTGCAGTGAGTAAGAACTTCTCTTCGCCAGCGGCTCCTCCCACCAATTCTGAACTTCTGAGCGACCTGTTTGGGGGTGGAGGTGCCGCCGGCCCTGCCCAGGCTGGACAGTCGGGGGTGGAAGACGTATTTCATCCGAGTGGACCTACCTCCACCCAGTCAACGCCACGCCGGTGTGCCACCTCCACCTCCGCGTCTCCAACGCTAAGAGGAGGAGAAG GTGCCGCCTTTGACCCTTTTGGAGCACCTGCTAAACCAGCAGGTCAAGATTTGCTGGGTTCTTTTCTGAACACAGCCAGTGCTTCCAGTGACCCCTTCCTTCAGCCTACGAGAAGTCCTTCACCCACAGTGCACG CCTCCAGTACACCTGCCGTGAACATTCAGCCGGATGTTTCGGGAGGGTGGGACTGGCACACTAAACCAG GCAGTTTTGGGATGGGGAGCAAGTCAGCCGCCACCAGCCCCACAGGCTCATCGCACGGCACTCCCACCCATCAAAGCAAACCCCAGACGCTGGATCCTTTTGCCGACCTTGGGACGTTAG gtggttcttcatttgccagcaaacCCTCCACACCAACTGGATTGGGTGGAGGATTTCCACCTCTCAGCTCGCCTCAGAAAGCATCTCCCCAGCCTATGGGTGGAGGGTGGCAGCAGGGAGGTGGCTACAGCTGGCAGCAGACGCAGTCTAAGCCACAGCCCGGCATGCCCCACTCCTCTCCCCAGAACCGGCCCAACTACAACGTGAGCTTCTCATCCATGCCTGGGGGCCAGAACGAACGCGGCAAAGGAGCAACTAATTTGG aagggaaacaaaaagcAGCTGACTTTGAAGACCTGCTCTCTGGTCAAGGTTTCAACGCGCACAGAGACAAAAAGGGGCCTCGAACAATAGCTGAGATGAGAAAGGAGGAAATGGCTAAGGAAATGGATCCTGAGAAATTAAAG ATTCTGGAATGGATTGAAGGCAAAGAAAGAAATATCCGAGCACTTCTGTCCACGATGCACACCGTGCTGTGGGCTGGGGAGACTAAGTGGAAGCCAGTGGGCATGGCAGACCTGGTCACACCAGAGCAGGTGAAGAAGGTGTACAGGAGGGCTGTGCTGGTGGTGCACCCGGATAAA GCTACCGGGCAGCCCTATGAACAATACGCAAAGATGATTTTCATGGAGCTCAATGACGCCTGGTCTGAATTTGAAAATCAAGGCCAAAAGCCCTTGTATTAA